One genomic segment of Brevibacillus laterosporus LMG 15441 includes these proteins:
- a CDS encoding bifunctional Gfo/Idh/MocA family oxidoreductase/class I SAM-dependent methyltransferase, whose translation MIENRRLRTVVCGSRFGQFYLEAVKALPEQFELVGLLAKGSERSRSCAERYGIELYTDIEQLPDDIDLACVVVRSTVMGGNGTEMSLKLLARNIHVISEQPIHHKDLALCLKVARQHGVHFKTGDLYVHLPAVRRFIACAQTMLQQQPALYIDAVCSTQVSFPLMHILQEALPTIRPWKISHVIKDEGPFQVLTGLLGKIPITLRAHNEVDPHDPDNHLHLLHRVTIGVAGGSLSLTDTHGPVVWQPRLHVPDLPNIHEQLSAEPPAHLLGNSTQILGPAEPISYKDILLTQWPRAIGRDLLAMREMIFGQVDKSVMDTQAQQELLCSRQWQDWTQALGYPVLRSNSSHQPLSIESLQEAAFRIAEDAGDHTESSVDPLTKNDVFSCTAYAEKEWRGIDAEQVRICIERLDEAALSSMLFALQSQGALITAEQEYRMEDIFSVAKVASRHQPVIMRWLQILTDRGYITQSDKKYQCSIQMTADEVQYRWELVKEAWNGKLGSPMVIDYLMANADKLPELMNDSQQAALLLFPKGRMNVANALYRDTLIARYLNKSVAEAVMRIAAIKQATSSSLSTSSSLSTASKASLRILEVGAGTGATTDVVVERLNASVSKQLNLDYLYTDVSHFFLSTARERFKDYPWMRFQTVDIDKDLFEQGLTPESIDIVIAAGMLNNARDTDQVIRNLMQSLVPGGWLVITEPTREFVEMLISQAFMMTPPEDDRKNTQSTFMSVQQWTDVIQGAGAKEFVILPNEEHPLAPLGQKLFVVRKEADADV comes from the coding sequence ATGATAGAGAATCGTAGGTTGCGTACCGTGGTATGTGGTTCCCGATTTGGACAGTTCTATCTGGAGGCTGTTAAAGCATTGCCAGAACAGTTTGAATTGGTAGGTTTATTGGCAAAGGGCAGCGAGCGCTCCCGAAGTTGCGCAGAACGTTACGGTATTGAGTTATATACAGATATTGAGCAACTTCCTGACGATATTGATCTTGCTTGCGTCGTAGTACGCTCCACAGTCATGGGCGGCAATGGCACTGAAATGTCGCTTAAACTGCTTGCTCGCAACATTCACGTCATTTCTGAACAGCCGATCCATCACAAAGACTTAGCTCTTTGCCTCAAGGTAGCGCGACAGCATGGCGTACATTTCAAGACAGGAGATCTCTATGTACATTTGCCTGCTGTGCGCCGTTTTATTGCATGCGCCCAGACAATGCTACAACAACAACCAGCCCTATACATTGATGCTGTGTGTTCCACTCAGGTTTCTTTCCCGCTGATGCACATCCTGCAAGAAGCATTGCCGACCATTCGTCCATGGAAAATCAGTCATGTCATCAAGGATGAGGGACCGTTTCAAGTGTTAACCGGCCTGCTTGGAAAAATTCCGATTACCCTGCGGGCCCATAATGAGGTTGATCCGCATGATCCGGACAACCACCTTCATTTACTGCATCGGGTAACAATTGGCGTGGCAGGTGGCAGTTTGTCACTTACAGATACGCATGGTCCTGTTGTGTGGCAGCCGCGTTTGCATGTTCCGGATCTTCCGAACATTCATGAGCAACTGTCAGCGGAACCACCCGCACACCTACTTGGAAATAGCACGCAAATATTGGGACCAGCAGAGCCTATCAGCTATAAGGACATTCTATTGACGCAGTGGCCCCGGGCCATCGGTAGGGATTTATTAGCAATGCGGGAGATGATCTTCGGGCAGGTTGACAAGTCTGTAATGGATACACAGGCGCAACAGGAGCTTTTATGCTCCCGTCAGTGGCAGGATTGGACTCAGGCATTGGGATATCCAGTGCTACGCTCCAACAGCAGTCATCAACCGTTGTCGATAGAGTCTTTACAGGAAGCTGCCTTTCGTATTGCGGAAGATGCAGGTGATCATACCGAGTCATCAGTCGATCCTTTGACTAAAAATGATGTATTTTCTTGCACAGCATATGCTGAGAAAGAATGGAGAGGGATTGACGCTGAACAAGTGAGAATCTGCATTGAACGACTAGATGAAGCAGCTTTATCTTCCATGCTGTTTGCCTTGCAATCGCAAGGAGCGCTTATAACAGCCGAACAGGAATATAGAATGGAAGACATTTTCTCTGTCGCAAAGGTAGCATCACGTCATCAGCCTGTCATTATGCGTTGGTTACAGATATTGACGGATCGCGGTTATATAACGCAGTCCGATAAAAAGTATCAATGCTCGATTCAGATGACAGCAGATGAGGTGCAGTATCGTTGGGAGTTAGTTAAGGAAGCATGGAACGGAAAACTTGGCTCTCCGATGGTCATCGACTATCTCATGGCTAATGCCGATAAACTCCCGGAGCTGATGAATGATAGTCAACAGGCCGCATTGCTATTATTTCCCAAGGGACGCATGAATGTTGCTAATGCTCTGTATCGGGATACGCTTATAGCGCGGTATTTAAATAAATCGGTAGCAGAAGCGGTGATGCGAATCGCTGCTATCAAACAGGCTACGTCCTCTTCTTTGTCTACGTCCTCTTCTTTGTCTACTGCCTCTAAGGCTTCTCTACGCATTCTGGAGGTAGGTGCAGGGACGGGAGCAACCACGGATGTAGTTGTGGAGCGGCTGAATGCATCTGTTTCCAAACAGTTGAATCTGGATTATCTGTATACAGATGTGTCTCACTTTTTCTTATCAACAGCTCGTGAACGCTTCAAAGATTACCCTTGGATGCGATTCCAGACTGTCGATATTGACAAAGATCTGTTTGAGCAGGGATTGACACCTGAAAGCATCGATATCGTTATTGCGGCAGGCATGCTGAACAATGCTCGCGACACGGATCAGGTCATCCGCAATCTCATGCAAAGTCTTGTTCCGGGAGGATGGTTGGTCATTACAGAGCCTACTCGGGAATTTGTGGAGATGCTGATTTCACAGGCCTTTATGATGACTCCTCCTGAGGACGATCGGAAAAACACGCAATCAACCTTCATGTCTGTTCAGCAGTGGACTGATGTTATACAGGGCGCAGGTGCCAAGGAGTTTGTCATACTGCCGAATGAAGAGCATCCGCTCGCTCCCCTGGGACAAAAGCTATTTGTTGTCAGGAAGGAAGCGGATGCTGACGTATAG
- a CDS encoding saccharopine dehydrogenase family protein → MDKKTIGILGASGTVGKEAVQTILAFTNHHVVLGGRNPAKLGELFKGMEERIECLQVDVFNEEQLHRFCSPCDIVINCAGPSKQIVDTVASVCIEHAVHYVDVSGDEHLYRQLLKRQNEITEKGLLFIISAGVYPGLSEIFPAYIAENDFEEVDFLELFFAGQGDFSLNAAYDIVCSIEEDTGLGMTYCKQGKAQKIDGSFHRNYELPLPAGKRDTYPILTQEFSQMAKQKNISSAYFYNSFQNNSVLNQFVMIKALQQYTTEEQKKASAQLLVEQFNTKKQGVEDFTMFHLNATGNRSGKKMRLVSTLLYSGDWNRLSGIIAGTVARLIAKDKSANSGCFFVAEGVSATSLIDALREQTIDLTHSLIEIK, encoded by the coding sequence TTGGATAAAAAAACGATTGGCATCCTGGGAGCTAGTGGAACCGTAGGCAAAGAAGCCGTACAGACCATTCTTGCCTTTACGAACCATCATGTTGTGTTAGGAGGCAGAAATCCTGCAAAGCTTGGTGAGCTTTTTAAGGGGATGGAAGAGAGGATCGAATGCCTGCAAGTAGATGTTTTTAACGAGGAACAGCTTCATCGCTTTTGTAGCCCATGCGATATCGTCATCAATTGTGCGGGGCCTTCCAAGCAAATTGTCGATACAGTCGCTTCTGTGTGCATAGAACATGCCGTCCATTATGTAGATGTTTCAGGAGATGAGCATCTCTATCGTCAATTGCTAAAGAGACAGAATGAGATCACTGAGAAGGGACTGCTGTTTATCATTTCAGCAGGGGTTTACCCCGGGTTATCAGAAATTTTCCCGGCCTACATCGCTGAAAACGATTTTGAAGAAGTCGATTTTCTAGAATTGTTTTTTGCGGGTCAGGGCGATTTTTCCTTGAATGCGGCCTACGACATTGTGTGTAGCATTGAGGAAGATACCGGGTTGGGTATGACCTATTGCAAGCAGGGAAAAGCGCAAAAAATAGATGGCTCGTTTCATCGAAATTATGAATTGCCACTCCCGGCAGGCAAACGTGACACTTATCCGATCTTAACTCAGGAATTCAGCCAAATGGCTAAACAAAAGAATATATCATCCGCCTATTTTTACAATAGCTTTCAAAATAATTCTGTCTTGAATCAATTTGTGATGATCAAGGCTTTGCAGCAATACACAACAGAAGAACAGAAAAAGGCTTCAGCCCAACTGTTAGTTGAGCAGTTCAATACAAAGAAACAGGGTGTTGAGGACTTCACTATGTTTCATCTGAATGCCACCGGTAACCGTAGCGGTAAAAAAATGCGGCTGGTTTCAACCCTTTTGTATTCGGGAGATTGGAATCGGTTATCGGGCATCATTGCCGGAACGGTAGCTCGTTTGATTGCAAAAGATAAGAGTGCCAACTCAGGTTGCTTCTTTGTGGCAGAAGGCGTATCGGCGACAAGTCTGATCGATGCTTTACGCGAGCAGACGATTGACCTTACGCATTCATTAATCGAAATAAAGTAG